A region of Myxococcaceae bacterium DNA encodes the following proteins:
- a CDS encoding rod shape-determining protein — MFGKFFGMFGADLAIDLGTANTLVHVRGCGVVLNEPSVVAIVRNGYETKVLAVGKDAKEMLGKTPGNIVAIRPMRDGVIADFTITESMIKAFITKATKKAFFVRGRLIISVPAEITSIEQKAVREAALSAGVQEVHLIEQPMAAAVGTGLPVREARGSMIIDIGGGTTDVAVISLNGIVASQTLRVAGDKLDEAIVNFLRKRHNILIGERTAELIKMKIGSAVPLAEELQIDVKGRDLITGIPQSIRVTSVEIREALQDSFRQFIATTKFVLERTPPELSADIIDRGIVLCGGGAQIKGLDKLLADQCGIPVCVADNPLHAVVDGVGQVLENIDTYRGLLL, encoded by the coding sequence ATGTTTGGAAAGTTTTTTGGGATGTTTGGAGCCGACTTGGCCATCGATTTGGGAACTGCTAATACCTTGGTTCATGTCAGGGGCTGTGGAGTCGTTCTGAATGAGCCCAGTGTAGTCGCCATTGTGCGAAACGGTTACGAAACCAAGGTTCTTGCAGTTGGCAAAGACGCCAAGGAAATGCTTGGCAAAACCCCTGGCAATATTGTTGCGATTCGGCCCATGCGCGATGGGGTTATCGCGGATTTTACCATCACCGAATCGATGATTAAAGCGTTCATCACGAAAGCAACCAAAAAGGCCTTTTTCGTCCGAGGCCGTTTGATTATCTCAGTCCCGGCTGAAATCACTTCCATTGAGCAAAAAGCGGTTCGAGAAGCTGCATTGAGTGCGGGCGTACAGGAAGTCCATCTGATTGAACAGCCGATGGCAGCCGCCGTGGGGACTGGTTTACCGGTTCGAGAAGCGCGGGGCTCCATGATTATTGACATTGGCGGTGGAACTACCGACGTCGCTGTCATCTCATTGAATGGCATTGTGGCTTCTCAGACTCTTCGTGTCGCGGGCGACAAATTGGACGAAGCCATCGTTAATTTTCTTAGAAAACGTCACAATATTCTCATTGGTGAGCGAACCGCAGAGCTCATTAAGATGAAGATAGGCTCCGCTGTCCCGCTCGCAGAAGAGCTTCAAATCGATGTCAAAGGCCGTGATTTGATTACGGGTATTCCACAATCCATCCGCGTGACCAGTGTGGAAATACGAGAAGCCCTGCAAGATTCGTTTCGCCAATTTATTGCCACCACCAAGTTTGTCCTGGAGCGAACCCCTCCTGAATTATCTGCCGATATTATCGACCGCGGCATTGTTCTGTGCGGGGGGGGGGCCCAGATCAAAGGCCTGGATAAATTATTGGCAGATCAGTGCGGTATCCCTGTTTGTGTAGCGGATAATCCTTTGCACGCCGTAGTGGATGGGGTAGGGCAGGTGTTGGAGAATATCGATACTTATCGAGGGCTGTTGCTTTGA
- a CDS encoding type II toxin-antitoxin system prevent-host-death family antitoxin has protein sequence MDNQLTNYYNLYAAKEKFSEAVRKALQRENVMIMNRGRPIAKIMPFSQSQGPRALGFATGITMLSAFDEIPKDFQEYV, from the coding sequence GTGGACAATCAGCTTACCAATTACTATAATCTTTATGCAGCAAAGGAAAAATTTTCAGAAGCTGTTAGAAAAGCGCTTCAGAGAGAAAACGTTATGATTATGAATCGCGGTCGTCCCATCGCAAAAATCATGCCGTTTTCCCAATCGCAAGGGCCGAGGGCGCTTGGCTTTGCAACGGGTATCACCATGCTCTCAGCATTTGATGAGATTCCTAAAGATTTTCAAGAGTATGTATGA
- the pncB gene encoding nicotinate phosphoribosyltransferase has product MMTDYYQITMAYAHWKQNRHKTLARCQLFYRKPPAGEKSIVACGLDTAIQFLEAFRWSEADLAFLQANHFEPEFINHLRTLRFTGSLYAVREGERCDPWEPILQLEAPIVEAQLLETPLLNLINFQSLIATKAHRICQAAQTDPVYEFGLRRAQGPNGALLASRASYIGGCAGTSNFEAAVQFGIPPRGTMSHAWVMAYERESESFEAYCQVYPDHTILAVDTYDTLRGVQAAILLGKKLKGIRLDSGDLLHLSREARKMLDEAGLYETQIIASGDLDEKAIAHLKQNQAPIDAWGVGTRLVTAFDEPALTGVYKLIAVQREDGIWRDCQKISNDLGKRSPNARWRESLKLMPIFDQGRCCYQRPNLHEIRSYAHQAS; this is encoded by the coding sequence ATGATGACAGACTACTACCAAATCACCATGGCTTACGCTCATTGGAAGCAGAATCGCCATAAGACTCTGGCGCGATGCCAGCTTTTCTATCGCAAACCTCCCGCAGGAGAAAAAAGCATCGTGGCCTGTGGCCTTGATACGGCCATTCAGTTTCTGGAAGCATTTCGATGGAGCGAGGCCGATCTCGCGTTTTTGCAAGCGAATCATTTTGAGCCCGAGTTTATCAATCACCTAAGAACTCTTCGATTCACAGGGTCCCTATACGCTGTGCGTGAAGGAGAGCGTTGCGATCCTTGGGAGCCCATTCTTCAGCTTGAGGCTCCGATCGTTGAAGCCCAGCTGCTGGAAACACCTCTCCTCAATCTCATCAATTTTCAAAGCCTCATTGCGACCAAAGCGCATCGGATCTGTCAAGCAGCTCAGACCGACCCTGTGTACGAATTTGGTTTGAGACGCGCCCAGGGTCCCAATGGGGCCTTGCTCGCCAGTCGCGCTTCCTACATCGGTGGATGCGCTGGGACTTCTAATTTTGAGGCAGCGGTTCAATTTGGAATCCCTCCTCGGGGAACGATGTCTCATGCCTGGGTGATGGCGTATGAGAGAGAATCGGAGTCCTTCGAAGCTTACTGCCAAGTTTATCCCGATCATACCATCCTGGCGGTGGATACCTACGATACGCTCAGGGGAGTCCAAGCGGCCATTCTGCTCGGCAAAAAACTCAAAGGAATTCGATTGGATTCGGGCGATCTTTTGCATTTGAGTCGAGAGGCTCGCAAAATGCTAGATGAAGCGGGACTTTATGAGACCCAAATCATAGCAAGCGGAGATCTCGACGAGAAAGCAATTGCACACCTCAAACAAAACCAAGCACCCATCGATGCTTGGGGAGTCGGAACTCGCTTGGTCACTGCATTCGATGAGCCAGCATTAACCGGTGTTTACAAGCTGATTGCAGTGCAGCGAGAAGATGGCATCTGGAGAGACTGTCAGAAAATCTCCAACGATTTGGGCAAACGTTCGCCCAACGCACGTTGGAGAGAATCTCTTAAGCTAATGCCCATTTTTGACCAAGGTCGATGCTGCTATCAGCGACCCAACCTGCATGAGATTCGAAGCTATGCTCATCAAGCTTCCTGA